From Marinitoga sp. 1197:
TGGAGAATAGAAAAAATAGAACAAGAGGGGAATAAAGTAAACATATATGTAAATTTCAAAAGAGGAGCGAAATTTGAAATAAACGGGAAGAGATATGGAGTCTACGATACAGTCAAAAAGACATGGAGACATTTAAATTTATTTCAATATGAAACGTATATACATGCAAGAGTACCAAGAATAAAAACAGAAGATGGGATAAAAATAATAGAAGTTCCTTGGTCAAGGCCAAATAGTGGATTTACATTATTATTCGAAGCATTTGTATTAGAAATGTATCAACATATGACAGTAGCAGAAATATCTAAGAAATATAAAGTGACAGAAAATAGGATATGGAGGATATTAGAATATCATGTAATGAAAGAACTAAAAAAACAAGACTTTTCAAAAGAACCAATAAAAATATTATCAGTAGATGAAATAGCAAGAAAAAAGAATCATGTATATGTAACGAATTTCGTTGATGTTGAAAGAGGAAAAGTAGTCTTCATAGCGAAAGGAAAAGATGCAAAAACATTTAAAAAATTTAAAACTAAATATATAGAAAAAAAAGGAAAAGTGTCAGATATAAAAACAATATGTATGGATATGTCAGTAGCTTTTAAATCGGGAGCGAAAGAACATTTTCCAAAAGCAAAATTAGTATTTGATAAATTTCATATAATAAAATTATTAAACGAACAACTGGATAAAATAAGAAAAAGAGAAAGTAAAGACTACAAAGATATATTAAATAAAACAAAATATATATTCTTAAAAAATCCAAAAAATCTAACAAATAACCAAAAGGAAAAACTTGAACAATTGATGGAATACAAATATCTTGATACAGTAAAAGCATATTCATTAATTTTAGAATTCAAAAAAATATTTGATTATAGAAAACCAGCATATGCATCAAAAATCTTTAAAAAATGGCATGAAAAAGCATTAAATTCAAATATTCCAGAAATGAAAAAAGCAGCTAAGAGTTTATATAAACATATAAAAGGTATTCTTATGCATTTAAAAACAGGATTAACCAATGCTAAAATTGAAGGTATGAATTCAAAACTTAGAACTTTTACTAAAAGAGCTTATGGTTTTAAATCTTTTAAATATTTATCCATTACTATTTTTTTGGCTTTAGGTAAATTGTCTTTTTCTTAATTACCCACTCTTTTCGTGGGAGAACCTAAAAATTTATAGTCGTGATGTTATAGATTATGTTATTATTTACGCAAATGGTAATTATAATTGGTATTAAAATAACTTTCACATTATTTAAAATCAGGAAGGTATGGAAATACCTTCCTGATATAATAAGGAGGTAATTAATATTGATAACAGTAGAAAATCTAACAAAGTCTTATGGAAATAATTTGATTTTTGAAAATGCTAATATTTTGATTCCAGAGAATAAAATAACATTGTTTATAGGGGCAAACGGAAGCGGGAAAACCACATTATTAAAATGTTTATTAAATTTGGAAGGTTATAAGGGTAAAATTTTATATAATAGGAAACATTTAAATGAAATAAGAGATACTGTATACGTTGTTTATAATGATACACCGTTATATTATAATCTCAGTGGTTATAAAAATATTGAATTATTATTAAATAAAAAAGTCAGTATTCAAAAAATAAAGGAAACATCATATAGATTTTTTAAAGATGAAATTTTAAAAGTAAAAGTAAAACATTATTCTCATGGACAGAGAAAAATTTTAAGTTTGATTATTGCAATACTTTCAAATCCAAGATACTTATTTGCAGATGAAATAGCAAACGGATTAGATTATAACACAAAACTTATATTAAAACATTTAATAAAAAAATGGTCAAAGAAAACCACTATTATTATGATGGGACATCAATTTGAATTTTATAATGATATTATTGATGAGTTGTTTGCTTTAAAAAATCATTCAATTATTAAAATTAATGATTTTAATAGATATGGTGGTGATTTAAGTGAAATATATAAAAATTTTATCCAGTAATATAAAGAAAGAAATAAAATATCAAATATATTCTGGTGTCTTTATTTTAATGATTATAACTTTGTTAATATTTTCAGGATTGAATTTGTATAATCAAAAGAAGTTAATTATTCAAAATTATAATTTGTTTGTACACACACTAAATGAAATAAAAAAATCAGGAATAAATGTTGAAAAAGTATTAATGGAACCTTTAACAGTTGAAGAAAATAACGGGATTAGCAAAATTAATAATGTTTTGAAACTTGATTATAATAATGTGGCATTGGCTGTTTATGATTTAAAAAATCCTGGGCGTATTATAACTAATACTTTGAAATATTTATCTTTTATTTTTTATTCATTTTTTTTCAGTGTATATGGGATATATATAGGAATATACGATACAAAATATAAAACTATAAAGATTAAAGCAGTTCAAAATAACTGGATGAATATATTACTATCAAAACAAATAACAATGTACATATTATCTTTTTTAATTATTTTTATTGTAGTATTTCTGTCAATCATAATAAGTTTTATCTTTTATAACACTTTCTCTTTGGATATTCCCATCAATGATTTTAAATTATTGATACAACCTTGGGATACAAATATCATTCTACAATTTATATTAAGTTTATTTCTTTCATTTATTTTTACAACTTTTGGATTTTATCTCGGAATATTATTTAGAGGAATTATGTATCCTATGTTAATTTTAGTTCTATATAATTTTATTTTCCCGATTTTTGGGAAATATGATTTAAGAAATTTAATCTCAATATTAGGTCATAAAGTTTTTGATTTTTACGGAAATTTTGTATTGTTTAAACCTGAAATGGTTTCATTAAATCTATCTATAATTTTATTATTTATCTATATTTTTATAAGTACATTGTTTACCTATACAATAGTAAAAATACAGAGTAAATATATAGATTAATAATTTTCAATTTTAGATAAGCAATCAGCAGCCTTGAGAGAAAATGGAACTGCAGTAGGGTGTCCAATTAGTAAAGCAAGCGAAAACTCGCAGATTGTCCATACACGCTACCGCGGGTATTGGTTTAAATATTTTTGATTTTATAAAAAACTTTTGAGCTATCGCTCACCTTTTCCCTTAGATTTTTTATAAAAAATCTAAGCGTAAAATTGAGTGAAGCCGAACACGGATGTGAGTCTGATACGACCGGCAAGAATGAGCTATTTTTGAGGATTAACAATCAAGGTTTGAGCGACTTTACTTTTTGGACATCGTAATTAGATGCTAAAAATGACTTTGTTCTTGATTTTACTTTGCATTGCTTCGCAAAATTTTGGTGATATAACATATAAATTATTATTATAAAACTTTTTGAAATATTATTTCATAATATTTCAATGCAGCTTATGATTCTTATGATATTTTTTCAAAGATTAAATCTTCTGGTTTTATTCCTGTTATTGATTTAAATAAAAGAAATACTAAATATTATGAATCTTATAATAGATATGTTATGAAATCTTTTAGAATTGCTTTTAAGAATGATTATAAATTACGTTGGGAGATTGAAAGAGTTAATGGTATTATGGATATGTCTTTTGGTACAGAATAAGTAAAATTAATAAAAATTATAATATTATTAAAATGTAACAATATTTATTTTTACAAATATTGTGAAATTGTGAAATTATAAAACGCTGATAAAATAAGGATTTATAAAAAATAAAAAAACACTTGAAAGTCATGTTAGAAATGGTAAAATTTAAATCAGGGGCGGGATAATGAAAAAAATAATAATATTGATACTTATAGGAATTCTGTTATTTTCAACAATCTTATTTGCAGGAGATAATGATAAAGAATACACAACCGATTCATCCAACCCTCAAATTCAGCAGGAAATTTCTGAGTAAGTTTTGAAAAAAGATCCTTATATATTATAACAAAATTTATACACCTTACCAATCGGTTGGAAAAAACTAAAAAAATTTTTTGAGTAGATATAATATTTATATTAACAAAGCAAAAAAAGATTGCTGGAAAACTTTTCATAATAAGGTATACGAGGAACTTTTAAGTTTATATTTTAAATATAAAGATCAGGTGAAAATATGAAAGTAATAGAAGCAAAAAATATTAAAAAAAGTTTTGAAAATCTTGAAGTATTGAAAGAAATTAACTTGTCAATTAAGAAAGGGGATTTTGCTGTTGTTATAGGAAAAAATGGAAGCGGTAAAAGTACATTACTTAAAATTGCAATAGGATTATTATTACCGGATGAAGGAGAAATAAAAGTTCTTAATTATGATGTTAAGACAAAATGGAAAAAATTATCAAAAGAAATAGGGGTAGTACTTACAAATGAAAGGAGTTTATATTGGAAATTAACAGCTTATGAGAATCTTGATATATTTGGAGGTATTTATGGAGTTAAAAGAAATATAAAAAAAGAAAAAATTAGATATTTGCTTGAAAAATTTAATCTTACACAATTTTCAAATATTACAGTTGAAAATTTTTCAACAGGAATGAGAAAAAAATTAATGCTATGTAAAGCTCTTATTCATGAACCAAAAGTTTTATTTTTAGATGAAATCTTAAATGGTCTTGATCCAGAAGCCGTATATGAAATGATAGAATATTTAAATGAGTTAAACAAAGAAGGATTAACGATATTTATGATTAGCCATATTCTCCATGGTTTTTCAAAAAATACGGATATATATTTTTTAAAAGATGGATCTCTCAAATTAACAACAAAGTTTGGAGATATAAAAGAAGAAAATAAAAATATTTATGATTATTTTAGAGATATCATCAAAAGTGGGGAATCTGTACGAAGGATATAATGTATCTTATAAAAAAAGACTGGCTGATAAGAAAAAAATATAAATTTGTATGGATAAATATGGCATTAACTCCATTTTTTATGATAGGGCCATATATTTTTACATCAAAATTATTTGGAAAAGTAAATTTTTCAGAAAGTATATTAATAGGAACGCTATTGTGGTACTGGTTAAATCAATATTTTTGGGGAGTAGGTGATGGATTTGGAGAAGAAAGATCCGAAGGAACTTTAATTTCCATAATAATATCCCCTGTTTCATCTTTAAAATTTCTCTTTTCCAAAGGAATTGATACATTTTTAACTAATATTTATATTACTTTATTTACCCTTATTTTCTTTGCGCTTTCTGGAATAACAACAAAATTTAGCTTATGGATATTTGTTCTTTTATCTATAAGTGGATTATATATAACGTTTTTTTCCATATTTTTTGCAGCATTAGCATTATGGAAAAAGAAAATAGGTAGTATTAATTATACACTTCAGTATTTTATAGGGCTTCTTTCTGGAATGACCAGTCCTGTAAATTACTATCCTATATATATAAAAGCAATATCATATATAATCCCAATAACTTACTTAATATCTATAGGAAGAAATATAATTCAAACTGGAAGTATTGATAATAAAAATTTATATATGCTTCTAATATTAACGATAATAAGTTTTTTATATCTTGTTATAGGAATAATAATGTTAAAAAAAGTGGAAAACTATACACGGAAAAAAG
This genomic window contains:
- a CDS encoding ISL3 family transposase, whose protein sequence is MINELPRFFEKILNINEPWRIEKIEQEGNKVNIYVNFKRGAKFEINGKRYGVYDTVKKTWRHLNLFQYETYIHARVPRIKTEDGIKIIEVPWSRPNSGFTLLFEAFVLEMYQHMTVAEISKKYKVTENRIWRILEYHVMKELKKQDFSKEPIKILSVDEIARKKNHVYVTNFVDVERGKVVFIAKGKDAKTFKKFKTKYIEKKGKVSDIKTICMDMSVAFKSGAKEHFPKAKLVFDKFHIIKLLNEQLDKIRKRESKDYKDILNKTKYIFLKNPKNLTNNQKEKLEQLMEYKYLDTVKAYSLILEFKKIFDYRKPAYASKIFKKWHEKALNSNIPEMKKAAKSLYKHIKGILMHLKTGLTNAKIEGMNSKLRTFTKRAYGFKSFKYLSITIFLALGKLSFS
- a CDS encoding ABC transporter ATP-binding protein: MKVIEAKNIKKSFENLEVLKEINLSIKKGDFAVVIGKNGSGKSTLLKIAIGLLLPDEGEIKVLNYDVKTKWKKLSKEIGVVLTNERSLYWKLTAYENLDIFGGIYGVKRNIKKEKIRYLLEKFNLTQFSNITVENFSTGMRKKLMLCKALIHEPKVLFLDEILNGLDPEAVYEMIEYLNELNKEGLTIFMISHILHGFSKNTDIYFLKDGSLKLTTKFGDIKEENKNIYDYFRDIIKSGESVRRI
- a CDS encoding ABC transporter permease, which produces MYLIKKDWLIRKKYKFVWINMALTPFFMIGPYIFTSKLFGKVNFSESILIGTLLWYWLNQYFWGVGDGFGEERSEGTLISIIISPVSSLKFLFSKGIDTFLTNIYITLFTLIFFALSGITTKFSLWIFVLLSISGLYITFFSIFFAALALWKKKIGSINYTLQYFIGLLSGMTSPVNYYPIYIKAISYIIPITYLISIGRNIIQTGSIDNKNLYMLLILTIISFLYLVIGIIMLKKVENYTRKKGEWESW
- a CDS encoding ATP-binding cassette domain-containing protein, which codes for MITVENLTKSYGNNLIFENANILIPENKITLFIGANGSGKTTLLKCLLNLEGYKGKILYNRKHLNEIRDTVYVVYNDTPLYYNLSGYKNIELLLNKKVSIQKIKETSYRFFKDEILKVKVKHYSHGQRKILSLIIAILSNPRYLFADEIANGLDYNTKLILKHLIKKWSKKTTIIMMGHQFEFYNDIIDELFALKNHSIIKINDFNRYGGDLSEIYKNFIQ